A region from the Fundulus heteroclitus isolate FHET01 chromosome 22, MU-UCD_Fhet_4.1, whole genome shotgun sequence genome encodes:
- the chata gene encoding choline O-acetyltransferase, giving the protein MPILNRESFKDSASRDALPKLPLPSLGETLATYLRCMKHLLTEEQFNKTQNVVKQFGAPGGVGELLQRKLEERRGKTANWVYDYWLNDMYLNNRVALPVNSSPAMVFPQQTFKAPIDSLRFAAHLISGVLEYKTLLDARALPVDYGRGQLSGTPLCMEQYYRLFTSYRLPGPDRDTLVAQESSVMPEPEHIIVACKNQFFVLDVVINFRRLNERDLLSQLEKITKMAGCEDEPVPPIGLLTSDGRTEWAEARRVLMRDSTNRDNLDMIERCLCLVCLDEASGTEQSDTTRAAMMLHGGGPSMNGGNRWYDKPMQFIVGADGCCGVVCEHSPFEGIVLVQCTEYLLKYMIGSPSKLVRAASVSELPAPRRLRWKCSPEIQKLLTSSADKLHRLVKNLDMNVHKFSDYGKQFIKQQKMSPDAYIQVALQLAYYRCHGRPVSTYESASTRRFQQGRVDNIRSATPEALAFVRAMTDGKLISSGREKMELLRCAIDAQTKYTVLAITGMAIDNHLLGLREVAREMKLEKPEIFKDKAYVISSHFILSTSQVPTSVEMFCCYGPVVPNGYGVCYNPQSDHIIFSVSSFHESQQTCSAEFVKCLVQGLQDMMDLCNSFNCGHKPAQQMENPAAEMKMQKETKDKTSHRTSDSTKCQ; this is encoded by the exons ATGCCGATCCTGAATCGAGAGTCCTTCAAAGATTCAGCAAGCAGAGAT GCTCTGCCAAAGCTGCCGCTGCCTAGCCTTGGTGAAACTCTGGCCACATACCTGAGGTGCATGAAGCACCTGCTCACTGAAGAACAATTCAACAAGACCCAGAACGTCGTGAAGCAGTTCGGAGCACCTGGAGGGGTGGGAGAGCTGCTGCAGCGCAAACTTgaggagaggaggggaaaaaCAGCAAACTGG GTTTATGACTACTGGCTGAATGACATGTACCTGAACAACAGAGTGGCTCTGCCCGTCAACTCAAGCCCTGCAATGGTTTTCCCCCAACAGACCTTCAAGGCTCCCATCGACTCTTTAAG GTTTGCTGCACACTTAATTTCAGGGGTTTTGGAGTACAAGACTCTTCTTGACGC TCGGGCCCTGCCTGTGGACTACGGCCGGGGCCAGCTGTCTGGAACACCTCTGTGCATGGAGCAGTACTATCGCCTCTTCACCTCGTACCGCCTACCGGGGCCTGACAGGGACACGCTGGTGGCCCAGGAGAGCAGCGTGATGCCAGAGCCTGAGCACATCATTGTGGCTTGTAAGAACCAG TTCTTCGTTCTGGATGTGGTGATCAATTTCCGAAGACTAAATGAAAGAGATCTGCTAAGTCAGCTGGAAAAAATAACCAAGATGGCAGGCTGTGAGGATGAGCCTGTCCCACCCATCGGTCTTCTCACTTCAGACGGACGGACAGAATGGGCCGAGGCTCGCAGAGTGCTAATGAGAG ATTCAACCAACCGAGACAACCTGGACATGATTGAGAGATGTTTGTGCCTGGTTTGTTTGGATGAAGCAAGTGGAACTGAACAAAGTGACACGACACGGGCTGCAATGATGCTGCACGGAGGTGGGCCGAGCATGAACGGGGGCAACCGCTGGTATGACAAGCCGATGCAG TTTATCGTCGGAGCTGATGGCTGCTGTGGAGTCGTGTGTGAACACTCACCATTTGAAGGAATTGTTCTTGTGCAGTGCACAGAGTATCTCCTTAAATACAT GATTGGCAGTCCGTCAAAACTGGTTAGGGCTGCGAGTGTAAGCGAGCTGCCTGCGCCACGCAGACTCCGTTGGAAATGTTCCCCAGAAATACAAAAACTCCTCACCTCCTCTGCTGACAAACTCCACAG ACTGGTGAAAAATCTGGACATGAACGTCCACAAATTCTCTGACTATGGAAAACAGTTCATCAAGCAGCAGAAAATGAGTCCAGATGCCTATATCCAGGTGGCACTACAGTTGGCATACTATcg GTGTCATGGCAGACCAGTGTCAACATATGAGAGCGCCTCTACACGTCGTTTTCAGCAGGGCAGAGTAGACAACATTCGCTCGGCCACACCTGAAGCTTTGGCCTTCGTTAGAGCAATGACTGATGGGAAGCTCATCTCAAGT GGCAGGGAGAAAATGGAGCTGTTGCGATGTGCCATCGATGCACAGACAAAGTACACCGTTCTG GCAATTACTGGGATGGCAATAGACAACCATCTTCTAGGTCTGCGTGAAGTGGCTCGTGAAATGAAACTAGAGAAACCCGAGATCTTCAAAGATAAAGCTTATGTCATCAGCAGTCACTTTATTCTCTCTACAAGTCAG GTCCCAACCAGTGTAGAGATGTTCTGCTGTTATGGACCAGTGGTACCAAATGGATACGGCGTTTGCTATAACCCTCAGTCAGACCACATCATCTTCTCAGTGTCCAGTTTCCACGAGAGCCAGCAGACGTGTTCAGCagaatttgtaa
- the slc18a3a gene encoding probable vesicular acetylcholine transporter-A produces MEPEGITEEQAANVAQSAASKLSQMGERTKQLGNVIQDPERQKRIILVIVCVALLLDNMLYMVIVPIIPDYLEDLQKAADQDQLAAELHTNSTNSTIHRAPEGNFDLQIGVLFASKAILQLLVNPLSGTFIDRVGYDIPLFIGLNIMFLSTVTFAFAENYATLFLARSIQGLGSAFADTSGIALIADKFTEDTERSKALGIALAFISFGSLVAPPFGGVLYDLAGKQAPFLILACICFTDGVLCLLVLKPFSNRERENMPVGTPIYKLMVDPYIAVVAGALIVCNIPLAFLEPTIANWMEETMNASEWQIGMTWFPAFFPHVLGVFLTVKLAAKYPHLQWFYGAIGMVFIGASSCTVPACKNFGQLMIPLCGICFGIAFVDTALLPTLAFLVDVRHVSVYGSVYAIADISYCVAYALGPIVAGQIVHDQGFVQLNLGMGLVNVLYAPALLLLKNVTKMKPSFSERNMLLEDGPTGLYDAIKMEQREKKRKGLCTTIDDNGIETFVQRSHSEEESSGGEYA; encoded by the coding sequence ATGGAGCCAGAGGGGATCACAGAGGAGCAAGCTGCTAATGTGGCACAATCTGCCGCCTCCAAACTGTCCCAGATGGGGGAAAGAACTAAACAGCTGGGTAACGTTATTCAAGACCCAGAACGACAAAAACGCATCATTCTCGTAATTGTCTGTGTTGCACTTTTATTAGACAACATGCTTTACATGGTGATTGTGCCAATTATACCCGATTATCTGGAGGACTTGCAGAAAGCAGCTGATCAGGACCAGTTAGCCGCTGAGCTGCACACTAACTCCACCAACAGCACCATCCACAGAGCGCCCGAGGGGAACTTCGACCTGCAGATAGGCGTCTTGTTCGCCTCCAAGGCCATCCTGCAACTGCTGGTGAACCCGCTGAGCGGAACCTTCATAGACAGGGTCGGCTATGACATCCCGCTGTTCATCGGGCTCAACATCATGTTCCTCTCCACCGTCACTTTCGCCTTCGCCGAGAACTACGCGACCCTGTTCCTGGCGCGCAGCATCCAGGGCCTCGGCTCGGCTTTCGCGGACACCTCAGGGATCGCGCTCATCGCGGACAAGTTCACGGAGGACACGGAGCGGAGCAAAGCGCTGGGCATCGCCTTAGCTTTCATCTCTTTCGGGAGTTTGGTCGCACCGCCCTTCGGAGGGGTCCTGTATGACTTGGCGGGGAAGCAGGCGCCTTTTCTGATCCTGGCCTGCATCTGTTTCACTGACGGAGTGCTGTGTCTGCTCGTACTCAAGCCCTTCTCCAACAGAGAGAGGGAAAACATGCCAGTGGGCACCCCGATCTATAAACTGATGGTAGACCCATACATAGCTGTGGTGGCTGGCGCTCTGATCGTCTGCAACATCCCCCTCGCCTTCCTGGAGCCCACTATCGCGAACTGGATGGAGGAAACTATGAATGCGAGCGAGTGGCAGATCGGCATGACGTGGTTCCCCGCGTTCTTCCCTCATGTCTTAGGGGTGTTTCTCACTGTGAAACTAGCAGCCAAGTACCCACACCTGCAGTGGTTCTATGGGGCCATAGGCATGGTGTTCATAGGGGCCAGCTCATGCACGGTACCGGCCTGCAAGAACTTCGGGCAGCTCATGATCCCGCTGTGCGGCATCTGCTTCGGCATCGCCTTCGTGGACACGGCGCTGCTGCCCACGCTGGCCTTCCTCGTGGATGTGCGACACGTGTCCGTGTACGGTAGCGTGTACGCTATCGCGGACATCTCCTACTGCGTGGCCTATGCCCTGGGGCCCATCGTAGCCGGGCAGATCGTGCACGACCAGGGCTTCGTCCAGCTCAACCTGGGCATGGGGCTCGTCAACGTTCTTTACGCGCCGGcgttgctgctgctgaagaacgTGACGAAGATGAAGCCCTCTTTCTCGGAGCGCAACATGCTCCTGGAGGACGGCCCCACGGGTCTGTATGACGCGATTAAGATGGAACAACgggagaagaagagaaaaggtCTGTGCACAACAATTGACGACAACGGCATCGAGACTTTTGTCCAGCGCTCGCACTCGGAGGAGGAATCCTCAGGAGGAGAGTACGCGTAA